A section of the Microbacterium sp. MM2322 genome encodes:
- a CDS encoding GAD-like domain-containing protein has product MIEIADFVEHAPVEPEVVAAYRDRVPAELVEVWEQYGYGTFGQGFIRVINPAVYEAELGDRIGKTQGDGVAIPVMVTGLGDLITWEPSLGGLVGLIFRENRGVGLGDVDSFLLLTEALGVDHLASEFNWGVFPEAVAAQGAPDFDESFIFVPLPSLGGPGTVDTLQKRQTLSAIQVMVDLQGPIGH; this is encoded by the coding sequence ATGATCGAGATCGCGGACTTCGTCGAGCATGCACCTGTCGAACCCGAAGTCGTGGCTGCCTATCGCGATCGGGTTCCCGCAGAGCTGGTCGAGGTCTGGGAGCAGTACGGCTACGGCACGTTCGGGCAAGGTTTCATCCGCGTCATCAATCCCGCGGTCTATGAGGCTGAACTCGGCGACCGGATCGGCAAGACCCAGGGTGACGGTGTGGCGATCCCCGTCATGGTCACCGGGCTGGGAGATCTCATCACCTGGGAGCCCAGTCTGGGTGGACTTGTGGGTCTCATCTTCCGCGAGAACAGAGGCGTCGGCCTGGGGGATGTCGATTCATTCCTTCTTCTCACCGAGGCGTTGGGCGTGGACCATTTGGCCTCGGAGTTCAACTGGGGCGTCTTCCCCGAAGCGGTTGCAGCGCAGGGCGCGCCCGACTTCGATGAGTCGTTCATCTTCGTTCCCTTGCCATCCTTGGGTGGCCCGGGCACCGTCGACACTCTTCAGAAGCGTCAGACGCTGTCGGCTATCCAGGT
- a CDS encoding GAD-like domain-containing protein, whose product MVQIEDFVAHSPVSQEVIAAYRDRVPSEIVEIWEQYGYGTFGEGFIRVINPSVFEAELGDRIGKTQGDGIAIPVMVTALGDLITWEPSVDSLVAILFRKFETVGLGSPKTFLGLTRLDGAEHLEEEFAWDPYPEAVARQGAVTFDESFIFVPLPSLGGPGTVDTLQKRPTISAIQVMVDLQGPIGH is encoded by the coding sequence ATGGTCCAGATCGAAGATTTCGTCGCGCACTCGCCGGTCTCGCAGGAAGTCATAGCCGCGTATCGCGACCGAGTTCCCTCGGAGATCGTCGAGATCTGGGAGCAATACGGCTACGGCACGTTCGGCGAGGGGTTCATCCGCGTGATCAACCCTTCAGTGTTCGAGGCTGAGCTCGGTGATCGGATTGGGAAAACCCAGGGCGACGGCATCGCGATCCCCGTCATGGTGACCGCCCTGGGCGATCTCATCACCTGGGAGCCGAGCGTCGATTCACTCGTTGCGATCCTCTTCCGGAAGTTCGAGACGGTGGGTCTGGGTTCGCCCAAGACCTTCCTCGGCCTGACTCGCCTCGACGGGGCGGAGCACCTGGAGGAAGAATTCGCGTGGGACCCCTACCCGGAGGCAGTTGCCCGTCAAGGGGCCGTGACGTTCGACGAGTCGTTCATCTTCGTCCCGCTGCCGTCGTTGGGTGGTCCGGGCACGGTCGACACTCTGCAGAAACGCCCCACCATCTCGGCCATTCAAGTAATGGTCGATCTGCAGGGTCCCATCGGCCACTGA
- a CDS encoding polymorphic toxin type 15 domain-containing protein — MARVGDELIKPMLRALDDIPVHGRQLGEMVRGLRGKQRRNRDGVEEIDTFDVTLRPFKRNKKHDPVEYDRQYNEQMDALQQMPLSDWLRNRTEYVQNGRTPDSLRAQENARAAALKAKILELREQGQSRSEAAENASSWLATQAATHRLDGIAGGNVTDISGVGDARINSSLGSQWRSRVGDIDAAVVRFIQSHPGVDLSDVYMNVTFR; from the coding sequence ATGGCTCGAGTCGGAGACGAACTCATCAAGCCGATGCTGCGTGCGCTGGACGACATCCCGGTCCACGGCCGGCAGCTCGGCGAGATGGTGCGAGGTTTGCGCGGCAAACAGCGACGCAACCGCGACGGTGTCGAGGAGATCGACACGTTCGATGTCACGCTGCGGCCCTTCAAGCGGAACAAGAAGCACGACCCGGTCGAATACGACCGCCAGTACAACGAGCAGATGGATGCCCTGCAGCAAATGCCGCTGTCCGACTGGCTGCGTAATCGTACGGAATACGTGCAGAACGGCCGCACGCCCGACTCGCTGCGGGCGCAGGAGAACGCTCGCGCGGCTGCGCTCAAGGCGAAGATCTTGGAGCTTCGTGAGCAGGGCCAGAGTCGATCCGAAGCTGCGGAGAATGCGTCATCATGGCTTGCGACGCAAGCGGCCACTCACAGGCTGGACGGCATCGCGGGGGGCAACGTCACTGACATCTCCGGTGTCGGCGACGCTCGCATCAACTCGTCGCTGGGGTCTCAATGGCGGTCTCGTGTCGGTGACATCGACGCCGCCGTCGTCCGGTTCATCCAATCCCATCCGGGCGTCGACCTCTCCGATGTCTACATGAATGTCACCTTCAGATAA
- a CDS encoding WXG100 family type VII secretion target has protein sequence MMLPNELIWVMEKLGFEWPDVDEDELRRGAQIVSHFRDDLEESLQAIDRKVNGDLAAAMRGQAGPAFVSAWNTNRSQNLQKLVDLLGPVPPGMDIAAGVVLGLKIKVIADVTTTMITLVGMLTNPITAAGAGPMLLIKKKLLNAAVDIAIEQALNQILPTVIEPLADELPAVVMAALNAPVVEAVAGNPDEFYADLQALEQSEEELDLRAADIESLMDRLMADLAGLNITGD, from the coding sequence ATGATGCTGCCGAATGAACTGATCTGGGTCATGGAGAAGCTCGGATTCGAATGGCCGGACGTCGACGAGGACGAACTGCGGCGGGGTGCGCAGATCGTCTCTCACTTCCGGGACGATCTCGAGGAATCTCTGCAGGCCATCGACCGCAAGGTCAATGGCGATCTGGCCGCGGCAATGCGGGGCCAGGCGGGGCCGGCGTTCGTGTCGGCGTGGAACACCAACCGATCGCAGAACCTCCAGAAGCTCGTCGACCTGTTGGGGCCCGTCCCGCCGGGAATGGACATCGCTGCCGGCGTCGTCCTGGGCCTGAAGATCAAGGTCATCGCGGATGTCACCACGACGATGATCACCCTGGTCGGCATGTTGACCAACCCGATCACCGCGGCGGGCGCTGGCCCGATGCTCCTCATCAAGAAGAAGCTCCTGAACGCGGCTGTCGACATCGCGATCGAGCAGGCGCTGAACCAGATCCTGCCGACGGTCATCGAGCCGCTCGCCGATGAATTGCCCGCCGTCGTCATGGCGGCGCTGAACGCTCCCGTCGTCGAGGCCGTGGCCGGCAACCCGGACGAGTTCTACGCCGACCTGCAGGCGCTCGAGCAATCCGAGGAGGAGCTCGATCTGCGCGCGGCCGACATCGAATCGTTGATGGACCGGCTCATGGCCGACCTCGCCGGACTGAACATCACGGGGGACTGA
- a CDS encoding FtsK/SpoIIIE domain-containing protein — protein sequence MRLKLTLHRQGNDPVDIVVTADSTATVGDVARYIAASDPMRTTTFAEEDVLTLSVAPPTASRAVELPHDLPIGEAPIGSGFAASIVNYGAGYIRAGRGETVGILRAIAGPLAGQEFALSAGHVSIGRDPSNDVVLIDPLVSKRHARIEVGTYAEVVDLNSANGVLVEGVEVQRVRVEDGRPFVIGGTTLVVYLTRAWDGAAADDPIIERGGGLLFNRSPRVEVRYPGTRFKPPRLPTEKIGKIFPWPIMVAPILMGAALFALNGNPRSLLLIVMTPLMAFGNLINQSVQSRKSEDHERLLFERQFEQLEEDFFRGKPEEEAARNAEAPAVADVFEEAMRLGPLLWTRRPEHWNFLALRLGTCSLPARNGIDDAETPDGLPEYIDRVDRLRLRYATVDDVPVFETFPTAGSIGIAGPRGLVADAMRGVAVQVFGLHAPNDVVTVAFADSSWTPELEWLKWLPHTSAERSPFRGAALADSAPSGAALLNSLEEYVRRAAGGGSGEPRGPFKDDWNPLLYGTDVARAAEDRTKTPPVSVIVFVTGDAPVDRGRLTDVLEKGADHGVHAIFISDTVESLPAVCRSFIELTSDLADARVGLVRNGERFEHVAVEGVSNAYMEMFARRLAPVVDASTVVHDASDIPNAVMFLQLIDPAIAENPNAAIERWRQNNTILDRTPTPRPRLKKAGTLRAIIGQGPSDAMALDLRTQGPHALVGGTTGSGKSEFLQAWVLGMAAAHSPDRVTFLFVDYKGGSAFADCVDLPHCVGLVTDLNPHLVRRALTSLRAELQHREHLLNRKKAKDLLELEKRQDPDCPPSLVLVIDEFAALASEMPEFVDGVVDIAQRGRSLGIHLIMATQRPAGVIKDNLRANTNLRIALRMADEADSRDVVDDDVAASFPASVPGRAIAKTGPGRLVPFQSAYTGGWTSQEETTVAEVRVAELRFGAAPEWEPDRPAESDSHEEDLGPNDQRRIVSTLVTARELAELPLPRRPWLDDLSPLVDLADLANDGDTRIPIALMDVPEKQLQEPAYFVPDRDGSLVVYGTSGSGKSTVLRTIGTAAGMRPDRGRVNVYCLDFATGALGALSALPHVGSVVDGSDVERIQRLLRTLDGEMDRRATAFSAASAATLQEYREIADPNLPRIILLIDNFPEFKKDWEVAPGRGPFYRTFMRILGEGRTLGVHTVLTADRGNAVPSAVASNISRKVVLRMGDPSQYMLLGTPRDVLDEQSAPGRAVVDGHEAQIAVLGGTSNAVEQTKALGVLGAKLRAEGVRDLPEIGALPTAVPASDMPARVDGMPVFGVADDTLSAHGFEPIGSFVISGPPASGRTNGLKSLVIAMERFDPGVQLYHFGSRRSELKDFRPWVKSATRPDDEKELATELAELVTRELSEGRILIVIEDMPHLSDGPADRPMRALLQAMNDSEHMLIGEAEISRASGSIGVLGEWKAGRQGIVLKPDTYDGEAIFKTAFGRVKRSDFPVGRGIFVQAGRSVTVQMPLVADVPPAEAPAVSVPTTRAAAREAVSADAVGTTLGA from the coding sequence ATGCGGCTGAAGCTCACCCTGCACCGTCAGGGCAACGACCCCGTCGACATCGTCGTGACGGCGGATTCGACGGCGACCGTCGGCGACGTCGCGCGCTACATCGCGGCATCCGATCCGATGCGGACCACGACGTTCGCCGAAGAGGACGTCCTCACCCTCTCGGTGGCGCCTCCGACGGCGTCGCGCGCTGTCGAGCTGCCGCACGATCTGCCGATCGGCGAGGCTCCGATCGGCTCGGGGTTCGCGGCATCCATCGTCAACTACGGTGCGGGATACATTCGGGCGGGGCGGGGCGAGACGGTGGGCATTCTCCGCGCCATCGCGGGCCCGCTCGCCGGGCAGGAGTTCGCCCTGTCGGCCGGTCATGTCTCGATCGGACGCGACCCGAGCAACGACGTCGTGCTGATCGATCCGCTGGTCTCGAAGCGTCACGCACGCATCGAGGTCGGGACCTACGCCGAGGTCGTCGACCTGAACTCGGCGAACGGTGTCCTCGTCGAAGGTGTCGAGGTGCAGCGCGTGCGCGTCGAGGACGGCCGCCCGTTCGTCATCGGCGGCACGACCCTCGTGGTGTACCTGACGCGTGCGTGGGACGGAGCTGCGGCCGACGATCCGATCATTGAGCGCGGCGGAGGCCTGCTCTTCAACCGCAGCCCTCGCGTCGAGGTGCGCTATCCCGGCACTCGGTTCAAGCCGCCGCGCCTGCCCACCGAGAAGATCGGCAAGATCTTCCCGTGGCCCATCATGGTCGCCCCGATCCTCATGGGTGCGGCCCTCTTCGCGCTCAACGGCAACCCCCGCTCGCTCCTGCTGATCGTCATGACTCCGCTCATGGCGTTCGGCAACCTCATCAACCAGTCCGTGCAGAGCCGCAAGAGCGAGGACCACGAGCGGCTGCTGTTCGAGCGCCAGTTCGAGCAGCTCGAGGAGGACTTCTTCCGCGGCAAGCCCGAGGAGGAGGCGGCCCGCAACGCTGAGGCCCCGGCCGTCGCCGACGTCTTCGAGGAGGCCATGCGGCTCGGGCCGCTGCTCTGGACTCGGCGCCCGGAGCACTGGAACTTCCTGGCGCTGCGACTCGGGACCTGCTCGCTTCCGGCGCGGAACGGCATCGACGACGCCGAGACGCCTGACGGTCTGCCCGAATACATCGATCGTGTCGACCGACTGCGCCTTCGCTACGCCACCGTCGACGATGTGCCCGTCTTCGAGACGTTCCCCACTGCCGGATCGATCGGCATCGCCGGGCCCCGTGGACTGGTCGCCGACGCGATGCGCGGCGTGGCCGTGCAGGTCTTCGGTCTGCACGCGCCGAACGACGTCGTCACCGTCGCCTTCGCGGACTCGTCGTGGACTCCCGAGCTCGAATGGCTCAAGTGGCTTCCGCACACGTCCGCCGAGCGGAGCCCGTTCCGCGGTGCGGCGCTCGCCGACTCGGCCCCCAGCGGAGCCGCCCTGCTCAACTCCCTCGAGGAGTACGTCCGACGCGCCGCCGGTGGCGGCAGCGGTGAACCCCGTGGACCCTTCAAAGACGACTGGAATCCGCTGCTCTACGGCACCGACGTCGCTCGCGCCGCGGAGGACCGCACCAAGACGCCTCCCGTGTCCGTCATCGTGTTCGTCACCGGTGACGCTCCGGTCGACCGTGGTCGGCTGACGGATGTGCTCGAGAAGGGCGCGGACCACGGTGTCCACGCGATCTTCATCTCGGACACCGTCGAGTCGCTCCCGGCCGTGTGCCGCAGCTTCATCGAGCTCACCTCGGACCTCGCCGACGCGCGGGTCGGTCTCGTGCGCAACGGCGAGCGTTTCGAGCACGTCGCCGTGGAAGGCGTCTCCAACGCCTACATGGAGATGTTCGCCCGGCGGCTGGCGCCGGTCGTCGATGCGAGCACCGTCGTGCACGACGCGTCTGACATCCCCAACGCCGTGATGTTCCTCCAGCTCATCGACCCGGCCATCGCCGAGAACCCGAACGCGGCCATCGAACGCTGGCGGCAGAACAACACGATCCTCGACCGCACGCCCACGCCGCGTCCTCGTCTGAAGAAGGCCGGCACGCTCCGCGCCATCATCGGACAGGGGCCGAGCGATGCGATGGCGCTCGACCTCCGTACGCAGGGTCCGCACGCCCTCGTGGGCGGCACGACCGGTTCGGGTAAGTCCGAGTTCCTGCAGGCCTGGGTGCTCGGCATGGCGGCGGCGCACAGCCCCGACCGCGTCACCTTCCTCTTCGTCGACTACAAGGGCGGATCCGCCTTCGCGGACTGCGTCGATCTCCCGCACTGCGTCGGACTCGTGACCGACCTCAACCCGCACCTCGTCCGCCGTGCGCTGACGAGCCTCCGCGCCGAGCTCCAGCACCGCGAGCACTTGCTCAACCGCAAGAAGGCCAAGGACCTCCTCGAGCTCGAGAAGCGGCAGGACCCCGACTGCCCGCCGTCGCTCGTCCTCGTGATCGACGAGTTCGCCGCCCTCGCGTCGGAGATGCCCGAGTTCGTGGACGGCGTGGTCGACATCGCCCAGCGCGGCCGCTCCCTCGGCATCCACCTCATCATGGCGACCCAGCGCCCCGCCGGCGTCATCAAGGACAACCTGCGGGCGAACACGAACCTCCGCATCGCGCTGCGCATGGCGGATGAGGCGGACTCCCGCGACGTGGTCGACGACGACGTGGCGGCGAGCTTCCCGGCATCCGTTCCGGGGCGCGCCATCGCGAAGACGGGGCCGGGGCGACTCGTCCCGTTCCAGTCCGCCTACACCGGCGGGTGGACGAGCCAGGAGGAGACGACCGTCGCCGAAGTGCGCGTCGCCGAGCTGCGCTTCGGTGCCGCCCCCGAGTGGGAGCCCGACCGGCCCGCCGAGTCCGACTCGCACGAAGAGGACCTCGGCCCGAACGACCAGCGTCGCATCGTGTCGACGCTCGTCACGGCGCGGGAACTCGCCGAGTTGCCACTCCCGCGGCGTCCATGGCTGGACGACCTGTCACCCCTCGTCGACCTCGCCGACCTCGCGAACGACGGGGACACCCGCATCCCGATCGCCCTCATGGACGTTCCCGAGAAGCAGCTGCAGGAACCGGCGTACTTCGTGCCGGACCGCGACGGCTCGCTCGTCGTCTACGGCACGTCGGGGTCGGGTAAGTCGACCGTTCTCCGGACGATCGGCACCGCGGCGGGGATGCGTCCCGACCGCGGTCGTGTGAACGTCTACTGCCTCGATTTCGCCACCGGTGCGCTCGGTGCGCTGTCGGCGCTGCCTCACGTCGGTTCCGTCGTGGACGGTTCCGACGTCGAGCGCATCCAGCGCCTCCTCCGCACGTTGGACGGCGAGATGGACCGTCGCGCTACGGCGTTCTCGGCTGCGAGCGCGGCGACGCTGCAGGAGTACCGCGAGATCGCGGATCCCAACCTGCCGCGCATCATCCTCCTGATCGACAACTTCCCCGAGTTCAAGAAGGACTGGGAAGTCGCGCCCGGGCGCGGGCCGTTCTACCGGACCTTCATGCGGATCCTCGGTGAAGGCCGCACCCTCGGCGTGCACACCGTGTTGACCGCCGACCGCGGCAACGCGGTGCCGAGCGCGGTCGCCTCCAACATCTCTCGCAAGGTCGTACTGCGCATGGGCGACCCGTCGCAGTACATGCTGCTCGGCACTCCGAGAGACGTGCTCGATGAGCAGTCGGCACCGGGACGCGCCGTCGTCGACGGACACGAGGCGCAGATCGCCGTCCTCGGCGGGACGTCGAACGCGGTCGAGCAGACGAAGGCTCTCGGCGTGCTCGGGGCGAAGCTCAGGGCTGAGGGCGTCCGCGATCTGCCCGAGATCGGAGCCCTCCCGACGGCGGTTCCCGCGTCGGACATGCCGGCACGGGTCGACGGGATGCCGGTGTTCGGCGTCGCCGACGACACCCTGTCGGCGCACGGCTTCGAGCCGATCGGCTCGTTCGTGATCTCCGGGCCCCCGGCATCCGGTCGCACCAACGGGCTCAAGTCGCTCGTCATCGCGATGGAGCGCTTCGACCCGGGCGTGCAGCTCTACCACTTCGGCAGCCGCAGGTCCGAGCTCAAGGACTTCCGTCCGTGGGTCAAGAGCGCCACGCGCCCCGACGACGAGAAGGAGCTCGCGACCGAGTTGGCGGAACTCGTCACGCGAGAGCTCTCGGAGGGCCGCATCCTGATCGTGATCGAGGACATGCCCCACCTCTCGGACGGACCCGCCGACCGCCCCATGCGAGCGCTCCTGCAGGCCATGAACGACAGCGAGCACATGCTCATCGGCGAGGCGGAAATCTCACGCGCGAGCGGCAGCATCGGTGTGCTCGGAGAGTGGAAGGCCGGCAGGCAGGGCATCGTGCTCAAGCCCGACACCTACGACGGTGAGGCGATCTTCAAGACGGCGTTCGGTCGCGTCAAGCGGTCGGACTTCCCGGTCGGCCGAGGCATCTTCGTCCAAGCGGGACGCTCCGTGACGGTGCAGATGCCTCTCGTCGCGGACGTTCCACCTGCCGAGGCGCCTGCCGTGAGCGTGCCGACGACACGCGCTGCCGCCCGTGAAGCCGTGTCCGCGGATGCCGTGGGCACCACCCTGGGGGCGTGA
- a CDS encoding RDD family protein, producing MIWEIDQPEDRPDGVDALGRPDPAYAAALGLIRAPFGRRSLAFVIDILIWVVLQLPLWLGALPLLLKLATGSISPYGLVNHPSFVLAAVMAGISVALSLAFLIVQWILQARRGLTIGKGFMGLRSVNVRTLERPGAGPVLLRALLVGIAGVIPVIGTAVILASPTFDSQERGRGFHDRAARMWLVDIKRGLNPYDEKRMRIARKTVKAEPVLERAERPSLATPTRPGATAEYRPGNRISAGVLGVGRSQGGAPERDGSNDAPAAGGSGVIDAAPGVDPSHRSPLPDRGAGFVAAEPVEAPAPAQAAPAPAAAPAPAPLATPEPEPAPAVAPEPAPAPAVAPEPAPASRIALRFETGETLVVAGPLLVGRDPDPAAAPGAEPTRLTDESRSLSKTHALLVPTSGGLEVIDRGSTNGSAVVRAGVETPAVAGVALSVVIGDTVRLGDLLAEVVLL from the coding sequence ATGATCTGGGAGATCGATCAGCCGGAGGACCGTCCCGACGGCGTCGACGCCCTGGGACGGCCGGATCCGGCGTACGCAGCGGCGCTCGGCCTCATCCGCGCGCCGTTCGGGCGCCGATCGCTGGCGTTCGTGATCGACATCCTCATCTGGGTGGTCCTGCAGCTTCCGCTGTGGCTGGGAGCCCTGCCGTTGCTCCTGAAGCTCGCGACCGGGTCGATCTCCCCCTACGGCCTCGTCAACCACCCCAGCTTCGTGCTCGCCGCGGTCATGGCGGGCATCTCGGTCGCGCTGTCGCTCGCGTTCCTCATCGTGCAGTGGATCCTGCAGGCTCGTCGCGGGCTGACGATCGGTAAAGGCTTCATGGGTCTGCGGAGCGTCAACGTCCGCACCCTGGAGCGGCCCGGGGCCGGCCCCGTCCTGCTTCGGGCTCTTCTCGTGGGCATCGCCGGCGTCATCCCCGTCATCGGTACCGCGGTCATCCTCGCTTCTCCCACCTTCGACTCGCAGGAGCGAGGGCGCGGCTTCCATGACCGTGCCGCCCGGATGTGGCTCGTCGACATCAAGCGCGGATTGAACCCCTACGACGAGAAGCGGATGCGGATCGCCCGAAAGACCGTGAAGGCCGAGCCCGTGCTCGAGCGCGCCGAACGTCCCTCATTGGCCACGCCCACGCGTCCCGGCGCCACAGCCGAGTACCGGCCGGGCAACCGCATCAGCGCCGGCGTGCTCGGAGTCGGACGTTCGCAGGGCGGCGCGCCGGAGCGGGACGGCTCGAACGACGCTCCCGCAGCGGGAGGGAGCGGTGTCATCGACGCTGCCCCCGGCGTCGACCCGTCTCACCGCAGCCCGCTTCCCGATCGGGGCGCAGGATTCGTTGCCGCAGAGCCTGTCGAAGCGCCGGCCCCGGCGCAGGCGGCGCCCGCTCCTGCAGCTGCGCCCGCTCCCGCACCCCTGGCTACTCCGGAACCCGAACCCGCACCTGCGGTCGCTCCGGAACCCGCTCCCGCTCCTGCCGTCGCCCCGGAGCCCGCTCCTGCGTCGCGAATCGCCCTCCGTTTCGAGACGGGCGAGACGCTCGTCGTGGCGGGGCCGCTCCTGGTCGGTCGCGACCCCGACCCCGCAGCTGCACCCGGGGCGGAGCCCACCCGGCTGACGGATGAGAGCCGGTCGCTGTCGAAGACCCACGCTCTGCTCGTCCCGACCAGTGGTGGGCTCGAGGTCATCGACCGCGGGTCGACCAACGGCAGCGCGGTCGTGCGCGCGGGCGTGGAGACGCCCGCGGTCGCCGGGGTCGCGCTGTCCGTCGTCATCGGTGACACCGTCCGGTTGGGCGACCTCCTCGCCGAGGTCGTTCTGCTGTGA